In Lascolabacillus massiliensis, a single genomic region encodes these proteins:
- the mce gene encoding methylmalonyl-CoA epimerase, whose product MEITHIEHIGIAVKSIEEQLPYYENILGLKCYNIETVEDQKVKTAFFMVGQTKIELLEPTSEDSTVAKFIEKKGEGVHHIAYATKNINDALKEVESKGVKLIDKEGRAGAEGLTIGFLHPKSTGGVLTEFCEHPEK is encoded by the coding sequence ATGGAAATTACACACATCGAACACATTGGCATTGCTGTTAAAAGTATCGAAGAACAGCTACCTTACTATGAAAACATACTTGGTTTGAAATGTTACAATATTGAAACTGTAGAAGATCAAAAAGTAAAGACTGCCTTTTTTATGGTTGGACAGACAAAAATTGAACTTTTAGAACCAACCAGTGAAGATAGTACAGTTGCAAAATTCATAGAAAAAAAAGGTGAGGGAGTTCATCACATTGCATATGCAACCAAAAATATTAATGATGCACTTAAAGAGGTGGAATCAAAAGGTGTAAAGCTAATCGATAAGGAAGGTCGTGCAGGTGCAGAAGGACTTACAATAGGATTTCTACACCCTAAATCAACCGGTGGTGTACTTACCGAATTTTGCGAACATCCAGAGAAATAA
- a CDS encoding acyl-CoA carboxylase subunit beta, with protein MSNQLDKVKELIELRQKARLGGGEKRIESQHTKGKYTARERIDMLLDHGSFEEFDMFVEHRSYNFGMEKNRFLGDGVVTGYGTIEGRLVYIYAQDFTVSGGSLSEMHAQKICKVMDQAMKMGAPVIGINDSGGARIQEGVNALAGYSEIFQRNILASGVIPQISGIFGPCAGGAVYSPALTDFILMTQGTSYMFLTGPKVVKTVTGEDVTQEQLGGASVHTTKSGVAHFSAQTEEDGMKLIRKLLSYIPQNNVEEAPLVITDDPIDRLEDSLNDIIPDSPNKPYDMYEVIGATVDNGEFLEVHADYAKNIIVGFARFNGVSVGVVANQPKFLAGVLDINASRKAARFVRFCDAFNIPLVTFVDVPGFLPGTGQEYGGVITHGAKLLYAYGEATVPKITVTLRKSYGGAHIVMSCKQLRGDINYAWPTAEIAVMGADGAVEVLYNKEIAAEKDPEKQRAVIEEKKKEYNDLFTNPYVAARYGYIDDVIEPRNTRFRIIRALQQLQTKKLENPAKKHDNLPL; from the coding sequence ATGAGTAACCAACTTGATAAAGTAAAAGAGCTTATAGAACTTCGTCAAAAAGCTCGTTTAGGTGGTGGTGAGAAAAGAATTGAATCCCAACACACTAAAGGAAAATACACAGCACGTGAACGAATCGACATGCTTCTTGACCATGGAAGCTTCGAAGAGTTTGATATGTTCGTAGAACATCGTTCTTATAATTTTGGAATGGAGAAGAACAGATTCCTGGGAGATGGTGTAGTAACCGGATACGGAACTATAGAGGGTCGTTTGGTATATATTTATGCACAAGACTTTACTGTTTCTGGCGGTTCACTATCTGAAATGCATGCTCAGAAGATTTGTAAAGTTATGGATCAGGCCATGAAAATGGGTGCACCTGTTATCGGTATTAACGACTCTGGTGGTGCTCGAATTCAGGAAGGTGTTAATGCACTTGCAGGTTATTCTGAAATATTTCAGCGAAACATTCTTGCATCTGGTGTGATTCCTCAGATTTCAGGTATTTTTGGTCCTTGTGCCGGCGGCGCAGTATACTCTCCAGCACTTACAGACTTTATCCTGATGACTCAAGGAACTTCCTATATGTTCTTGACTGGCCCTAAAGTTGTAAAAACAGTTACAGGTGAAGATGTTACACAAGAACAGCTTGGAGGTGCAAGTGTTCATACTACAAAATCAGGTGTAGCTCATTTTTCTGCACAAACCGAAGAGGATGGTATGAAGCTTATTCGTAAACTACTAAGCTATATACCACAAAACAATGTTGAAGAAGCTCCACTAGTTATTACTGATGATCCAATTGACCGTTTGGAAGATAGCTTGAACGATATTATTCCTGACAGCCCTAACAAACCATACGATATGTATGAAGTTATTGGAGCGACTGTTGACAATGGCGAATTTTTAGAAGTGCATGCAGATTATGCCAAAAATATAATTGTTGGTTTTGCACGCTTTAACGGAGTTTCTGTTGGTGTTGTTGCTAACCAGCCTAAATTTCTTGCAGGTGTTCTTGATATTAATGCCTCAAGAAAAGCAGCACGTTTCGTTCGTTTTTGTGATGCATTTAATATTCCACTTGTTACTTTTGTTGATGTTCCTGGTTTTCTACCCGGTACAGGACAGGAGTATGGAGGTGTAATTACTCATGGTGCAAAATTACTCTATGCCTACGGAGAGGCTACTGTACCAAAAATTACAGTTACACTTCGTAAATCCTATGGTGGTGCTCATATCGTTATGAGTTGCAAACAACTTCGTGGTGATATCAACTATGCCTGGCCAACTGCAGAAATTGCTGTTATGGGTGCTGACGGAGCTGTTGAGGTACTCTATAATAAAGAGATTGCAGCGGAGAAGGATCCTGAAAAACAAAGAGCAGTAATAGAAGAGAAGAAGAAAGAGTATAATGATCTCTTTACAAATCCTTATGTGGCAGCTCGATATGGCTATATTGATGATGTAATTGAACCAAGAAATACAAGGTTCCGTATAATACGTGCATTACAGCAATTACAGACTAAGAAGCTTGAGAATCCTGCTAAGAAGCATGACAATTTACCACTATAA
- a CDS encoding 4-hydroxy-3-methylbut-2-enyl diphosphate reductase: MNKIEIDKGSGFCFGVVKAINKAEEELKKNGTLYCLGDIVHNNIEVERLEKMGLITIDHEQFKKLKNVRVLLRAHGEPPSTYEIAKENNIELIDASCPVVLGLQKKIKKRYNLRVDDDTQIVIYGKKGHAEVNGLLGQTAETAIIIESKDDIEKLDFTRDINLFSQTTKSLDGFFELGNLIRSRMKNGAKLEFFDSICRQVSNRVPNIQEFAAKHDLIIFIAGEKSSNGKVLFSECKKVNPNSYFIHSPEEVRPELIGEYTNIGICGATSTPLWQMKAVAENISKLKPEMNITEAAF; this comes from the coding sequence ATGAACAAAATTGAAATAGACAAAGGTTCCGGATTTTGCTTTGGAGTTGTTAAAGCAATCAACAAAGCAGAAGAAGAACTTAAGAAGAATGGAACACTATATTGTTTAGGTGACATTGTGCACAATAATATTGAGGTAGAACGACTGGAGAAAATGGGATTAATTACAATTGACCATGAACAGTTTAAAAAATTGAAGAATGTACGTGTATTACTGAGAGCTCATGGTGAACCACCAAGCACATATGAAATAGCTAAGGAAAATAATATAGAGTTGATAGATGCTTCTTGTCCAGTGGTTTTAGGACTTCAGAAGAAAATCAAAAAGAGATATAACCTCAGGGTTGATGATGATACTCAGATAGTTATTTATGGCAAAAAGGGGCATGCAGAGGTAAATGGCTTACTTGGACAAACAGCTGAAACAGCTATAATAATTGAGAGTAAGGATGATATTGAAAAACTCGACTTTACTCGAGACATTAATCTTTTTTCACAAACGACAAAATCGCTGGATGGCTTCTTTGAGTTAGGAAATTTAATACGCAGCAGAATGAAAAATGGTGCAAAACTGGAGTTTTTTGATTCTATTTGCCGCCAGGTATCCAACCGTGTTCCCAATATACAGGAGTTTGCGGCAAAACATGATCTGATAATTTTTATAGCAGGTGAAAAGAGCTCGAATGGCAAGGTGTTATTTTCAGAGTGTAAAAAGGTGAATCCAAACTCCTATTTTATTCATTCACCTGAGGAGGTGAGACCGGAACTTATTGGAGAATATACGAATATTGGCATTTGTGGCGCAACTTCAACACCATTATGGCAGATGAAAGCGGTTGCCGAAAACATATCGAAATTAAAGCCAGAAATGAACATTACAGAAGCTGCTTTTTAA
- a CDS encoding 2-oxoacid:ferredoxin oxidoreductase subunit beta, translated as MNTVEAKNIDISGIKYQKYMPKDYKSPNPIRWCPGCGDYAILTCLQKALAELNVDPHNTAVISGIGCSSRLPYYMNTYGFHSIHGRASAIATGVKVANPNLSVWVATGDGDSLAIGGNHFIHTIRRNVDINILLFNNKIYGLTKGQYSPTSERGFVSKSSPYGTVEDPFRPAELTFGARGTFFGRALDVDMKNQVDTLVEAAKHKGTSVVEILQNCVIFNDGIHNKISDRNWKADNTILLKHGEKMVFGKDNEKGIVLDGWNLKAVTIGEDGYTIDDVLVHDAETQDNTLHMKLALMDTSVGMPVALGVIRSVTAPTYERDYEDQIAEVLKKSPKKSFREFLLNSSNVWEVK; from the coding sequence ATGAATACAGTTGAAGCAAAAAATATAGATATAAGTGGTATTAAGTATCAGAAATACATGCCAAAAGACTATAAGAGTCCCAACCCAATACGTTGGTGTCCGGGCTGTGGTGACTATGCTATTCTGACATGTCTCCAAAAAGCTTTAGCCGAGTTGAATGTTGATCCACACAATACTGCGGTTATTTCAGGAATTGGCTGTTCTTCACGACTACCCTACTATATGAATACTTATGGGTTCCATAGTATTCATGGCCGGGCATCAGCAATTGCTACCGGAGTAAAGGTTGCAAATCCCAATCTGAGTGTATGGGTAGCAACAGGTGACGGTGACTCACTTGCAATTGGAGGTAATCACTTTATACATACAATTCGCAGAAATGTTGATATAAATATTCTTCTTTTTAACAATAAGATATATGGTCTTACTAAAGGTCAATACTCTCCAACATCAGAAAGAGGGTTTGTGTCTAAGTCATCGCCATATGGTACAGTAGAAGATCCATTCAGACCGGCTGAACTGACCTTTGGTGCAAGAGGAACATTTTTTGGCCGTGCATTGGATGTCGACATGAAAAATCAGGTAGACACTCTGGTTGAAGCAGCAAAACATAAAGGTACGTCTGTAGTTGAAATTTTACAGAACTGTGTTATTTTCAATGACGGAATACATAATAAAATAAGTGATCGCAACTGGAAGGCAGATAATACTATTTTATTAAAGCATGGAGAGAAAATGGTGTTCGGTAAAGATAATGAAAAAGGTATAGTATTGGATGGTTGGAACCTTAAGGCCGTTACCATTGGTGAAGATGGTTATACTATTGATGATGTACTGGTTCATGATGCCGAGACCCAAGACAACACACTTCATATGAAACTCGCTCTTATGGACACATCGGTAGGAATGCCTGTTGCACTTGGAGTTATCAGAAGTGTCACTGCACCTACATATGAGCGTGATTATGAAGATCAGATCGCTGAGGTACTAAAGAAAAGCCCTAAAAAATCATTCAGGGAATTTCTTCTGAATTCATCAAATGTATGGGAAGTTAAATAG
- the cmk gene encoding (d)CMP kinase translates to MHKKRINIAVDGYSSCGKSTIAKGLAKKLGYTYIDSGAMYRAVALFAIRNGWITDQMMDEKAIIEHLSNIKITFKPNLSGVQETFLNDENVEKEIRTLEVANGASRVSTLAAVRKEMVRQQQEMGINKGVVMDGRDIGTVVFPNAEMKLFMTCSPEIRAKRRYDEMVSKGESPLYEDVLANVKERDLRDTTREESPLRQAEDAIVLDNSEIGIDEQLIWALNMFNKITGNNEQN, encoded by the coding sequence ATGCACAAAAAAAGAATAAATATAGCAGTGGACGGGTATTCGTCATGCGGAAAAAGCACAATAGCAAAGGGATTAGCTAAGAAGTTAGGTTATACATATATTGATAGTGGAGCTATGTATCGTGCAGTGGCTCTGTTCGCGATAAGGAACGGGTGGATCACAGACCAAATGATGGATGAGAAAGCCATAATAGAACATTTATCTAATATAAAAATCACTTTTAAACCAAATTTATCTGGAGTTCAGGAGACATTCCTGAACGATGAGAATGTGGAGAAAGAAATACGTACGCTAGAAGTGGCTAATGGAGCCAGCAGAGTAAGTACATTGGCAGCTGTAAGGAAAGAGATGGTTCGTCAGCAGCAAGAAATGGGAATAAATAAAGGTGTAGTAATGGATGGCAGGGATATTGGTACAGTGGTGTTCCCTAATGCAGAAATGAAGCTTTTCATGACCTGCTCACCAGAAATCAGAGCAAAACGCAGATATGACGAAATGGTATCGAAAGGAGAGTCGCCACTTTATGAGGATGTATTAGCAAACGTGAAGGAGCGTGACTTGCGTGATACAACCAGAGAAGAAAGTCCTTTAAGACAGGCTGAAGATGCTATTGTTCTTGATAACTCAGAAATAGGCATTGATGAACAGCTGATATGGGCTTTAAATATGTTTAATAAAATCACAGGTAATAATGAACAAAATTGA
- a CDS encoding 2-oxoacid:acceptor oxidoreductase subunit alpha yields MSTNRVVTDIKQVTVRFSGDSGDGMQLSGTLFSTLSAIFGNEISTFPDFPAEIRAPQGSLHGVSGFQVRIGAKDVYNSGDKTDVLVAMNPSALKVNAQFLKKGSIVIYDNDSFKKRDLDKAKFETEDPFTELNLNHVQTIGIDITSLTKASLENSGLENKDILRSKNMFALGVVCWLFNRPLEIADKLLEQKFGKKPALVEANIKALTDGYNYGDNLQLTATTYNIDVKESTKGYYMDVNGNTATAYGLIAAAERAGLQLFLGSYPITPATDILHELTKRKDFGVKALQMEDEIAGITSAIGASFAGCLAATSTSGPGLSLKSEAIGLAVMTELPLVIIDVQRSGPSTGMPTKSEQTDLRQALYGRNGESPLVVIAATSPTDCFDSAFEASKIALEHMTPVILLTDGYIANGSSAWRIPEMEDYPEINPPYVDKYYNGNAEDWKPFLRNEATDVRYWGIPGTPEFMHRVGGLEKDRFTGVISSNPENHQFMIDIRQNKIERIADFIPEQEVMGDKDAETLIVGWGGTYGHLLEATLHLQDSGKKVAFTQFRHISPLPKNTHDLLKGYKKVIVAEQNSGQFAAYLSSKFQDLSNIHKFNRIEGQPFKVSELVKEFTKIMEEA; encoded by the coding sequence ATGTCAACGAATAGAGTCGTAACCGATATTAAACAGGTAACAGTACGTTTTTCAGGTGATTCCGGTGACGGAATGCAGCTGTCTGGTACGTTATTTTCAACATTATCGGCAATATTTGGGAATGAAATTTCAACATTCCCGGATTTTCCTGCTGAGATTCGTGCACCACAAGGCTCACTTCATGGCGTTTCGGGATTTCAGGTTCGCATAGGTGCGAAAGATGTTTATAATTCAGGTGACAAGACGGATGTCCTGGTAGCCATGAATCCCTCTGCTTTAAAAGTAAATGCACAATTCCTGAAAAAAGGTTCGATTGTAATATATGACAACGATTCATTTAAAAAGAGAGATCTTGATAAGGCGAAGTTTGAGACTGAAGATCCATTTACTGAACTCAATTTAAATCATGTTCAGACAATTGGAATCGATATTACATCTCTTACAAAAGCTTCACTGGAGAACTCTGGTCTTGAGAATAAAGATATACTGAGAAGCAAAAACATGTTTGCTTTGGGTGTAGTTTGCTGGTTGTTTAACAGACCTCTGGAAATTGCTGACAAGCTGCTAGAACAAAAGTTTGGAAAAAAACCTGCACTTGTTGAAGCAAACATCAAAGCACTCACCGATGGTTATAATTATGGTGATAACTTACAGCTTACTGCCACTACATATAATATTGATGTAAAAGAATCAACCAAAGGATATTATATGGATGTGAATGGCAATACTGCTACTGCTTATGGACTGATAGCAGCTGCCGAAAGAGCAGGTCTTCAGCTATTCTTAGGTTCGTACCCAATTACTCCGGCAACAGATATATTGCATGAACTTACTAAAAGAAAAGATTTTGGAGTAAAGGCACTACAGATGGAGGATGAGATTGCTGGTATTACATCTGCAATTGGTGCAAGTTTTGCCGGATGTCTTGCAGCTACATCTACATCAGGTCCGGGACTTTCATTAAAAAGTGAGGCAATTGGTCTTGCAGTGATGACTGAATTACCACTAGTTATTATTGATGTTCAGCGTAGCGGACCTTCCACTGGTATGCCAACTAAAAGTGAACAAACCGACCTCAGACAGGCATTATATGGTCGCAACGGAGAGAGTCCTCTTGTAGTAATAGCAGCAACATCACCTACTGACTGTTTCGACAGTGCCTTTGAGGCATCAAAGATTGCACTTGAGCATATGACTCCTGTTATTCTATTGACCGACGGTTATATTGCAAACGGTTCGTCAGCATGGAGAATTCCTGAAATGGAAGACTATCCTGAAATCAATCCTCCATATGTAGATAAGTATTACAATGGAAACGCTGAAGACTGGAAGCCATTCTTAAGAAATGAAGCAACTGATGTTAGATATTGGGGTATACCCGGTACACCTGAATTTATGCACAGGGTGGGAGGACTGGAAAAGGACAGATTCACCGGAGTCATATCTTCTAATCCCGAGAATCATCAGTTCATGATTGATATTCGACAGAACAAAATAGAAAGGATTGCCGATTTTATACCTGAACAGGAGGTTATGGGTGATAAAGATGCTGAAACGCTTATAGTTGGCTGGGGAGGAACTTACGGACACTTGCTTGAGGCTACTCTGCACCTGCAGGACAGTGGTAAAAAGGTGGCATTCACTCAGTTCAGACATATTTCACCACTTCCAAAGAATACACACGATCTGCTAAAAGGTTACAAAAAGGTAATTGTTGCAGAACAAAATAGTGGTCAGTTTGCTGCATACCTGAGTTCAAAATTTCAGGATCTTAGCAATATACACAAGTTCAACAGAATTGAAGGCCAGCCATTTAAAGTGAGCGAGCTGGTAAAAGAATTCACCAAAATAATGGAGGAAGCATAA
- a CDS encoding proline dehydrogenase family protein: MQTERTTLSDRKESFIDLENTELAFRDLSDSSLKQAYQLFKVMNSRNLVKTGEFLVKLAFAIHFPVKGILRKTIYRHFVGGMSILDSSKTIAQLGRRNVDSILDYALEGEDSDELFDATCNEIIRTIEFAANSKNVPFSAFKITGIGRFDLLAKVSANEALSYEEQEEFNRVEKRMASIFKRGYELGIPVLIDAEETWIQPILDEMVLKLMSKYNGEKAIVQNTYQLYCRDGLERLKLHHKKALDEGFKFGLKIVRGAYMEKERERAIELGYPSPIQPDKESTDHDFDAAIHYLIENYKTIDFMVSTHNEKSSLLLARLIDEYGIPRNFPGIYFSQLYGMSDHITYSLAEHGYNVAKYVPYGEVKTMMPYLFRRTKENTSMKGQTSRELRLIETEIKRRKEKRHE, translated from the coding sequence ATGCAGACCGAAAGAACAACACTATCTGATAGAAAAGAATCATTTATAGACTTGGAAAATACTGAATTAGCATTTCGTGATTTATCCGATTCCAGTCTCAAACAAGCGTATCAGCTTTTTAAGGTAATGAACAGCAGGAACTTGGTTAAAACAGGTGAATTCCTCGTAAAGCTTGCTTTTGCAATTCATTTCCCTGTAAAGGGTATACTGCGTAAGACAATTTACAGGCATTTTGTGGGTGGAATGTCGATCTTAGATAGCAGTAAAACCATTGCTCAGCTGGGTCGTCGAAATGTTGATTCTATTCTTGATTATGCACTTGAGGGTGAAGATTCGGATGAGTTGTTCGACGCAACTTGTAATGAAATTATTCGAACAATTGAATTTGCCGCTAACAGCAAAAATGTGCCTTTTAGTGCTTTTAAGATTACAGGTATTGGGCGATTTGATCTTCTTGCAAAGGTGAGTGCAAATGAAGCTCTCTCTTATGAAGAACAAGAGGAGTTCAACAGAGTGGAAAAAAGAATGGCCTCAATCTTCAAAAGAGGATATGAATTAGGTATCCCTGTACTTATAGATGCAGAGGAAACATGGATTCAGCCAATTCTGGACGAAATGGTTTTAAAGCTTATGTCAAAATATAATGGTGAAAAAGCAATTGTACAAAATACTTATCAGTTATACTGTAGGGATGGACTTGAGCGACTTAAACTTCATCATAAAAAAGCTTTGGATGAAGGATTTAAATTTGGACTCAAAATTGTTCGCGGTGCGTATATGGAAAAAGAACGTGAACGGGCAATTGAACTTGGTTATCCATCACCTATTCAGCCAGATAAAGAGTCAACTGATCACGATTTTGATGCAGCCATTCATTATTTGATCGAAAATTATAAAACTATAGACTTTATGGTTTCTACTCATAATGAGAAAAGTTCATTACTGCTTGCAAGACTAATTGATGAGTATGGTATTCCAAGAAACTTCCCCGGAATATATTTTTCACAACTGTATGGTATGAGTGATCATATTACCTATAGTCTTGCTGAACATGGATACAATGTCGCAAAATATGTACCTTATGGAGAAGTAAAAACTATGATGCCATATCTCTTTAGAAGAACTAAGGAGAATACATCTATGAAAGGTCAGACAAGCAGGGAATTGCGACTTATTGAAACAGAGATAAAGCGTAGAAAAGAAAAGAGGCACGAATAA
- the pfkA gene encoding 6-phosphofructokinase produces the protein MDSNIKSVGILTSGGDAPGMNAAIRAVTRAAIFNGMTAYGIYRGFKGLITDEIEEFKTNSVSNIIQQGGTILKTARSDEFLTTEGRQKAYDNMRKYGIDSLVVIGGDGSLTGAAVFANEFNIPVVGMPATIDNDLNGTDTTIGYDTALNTIMDAMDKIRDTATSHERLFFVEVMGRNCGFLALNSAIASGAEAAIIPEISIEKDQLGELIQQGFRKSKSSSMVLVTESEVTGGAIKLAERVKKEYPQYDVRVTILGHLQRGGTPTAQDRILASRMGVAAIQALQENQRNVMIGIHENEIDYVPFKRAIKKQKDISEEMLEVLRISSI, from the coding sequence ATGGACTCAAACATAAAAAGTGTTGGCATCCTTACTTCCGGAGGAGATGCGCCGGGCATGAATGCAGCAATCAGAGCTGTAACCCGTGCAGCTATTTTCAATGGTATGACTGCATATGGTATTTACCGTGGCTTTAAAGGTTTGATAACAGATGAAATAGAAGAATTCAAAACCAATAGTGTTAGCAATATAATACAACAGGGAGGAACAATTCTAAAGACTGCACGCTCTGATGAGTTTTTAACAACAGAGGGCAGACAAAAAGCTTATGACAACATGAGAAAATATGGAATTGACTCATTAGTTGTTATAGGTGGTGATGGATCGCTTACAGGTGCTGCAGTTTTTGCCAATGAGTTTAATATCCCTGTAGTTGGAATGCCTGCAACAATTGATAATGACCTTAATGGTACTGATACCACCATAGGATACGATACTGCACTGAACACTATAATGGATGCCATGGATAAAATCAGAGATACTGCCACTTCGCACGAGAGACTCTTTTTCGTAGAAGTTATGGGACGTAACTGTGGTTTCCTTGCTCTTAATAGTGCTATTGCCTCGGGAGCCGAAGCAGCAATTATTCCTGAAATCAGTATTGAAAAAGACCAGTTGGGTGAACTTATACAACAGGGTTTCCGTAAATCTAAAAGTAGCAGTATGGTGCTGGTAACAGAGAGTGAAGTTACAGGTGGAGCTATAAAACTAGCTGAACGTGTAAAAAAAGAATATCCACAGTATGATGTGAGAGTGACTATTCTTGGTCATTTACAAAGGGGAGGAACTCCTACTGCACAGGACAGAATTCTTGCCAGCCGAATGGGTGTTGCTGCAATTCAGGCTTTACAGGAAAATCAGCGTAATGTGATGATAGGAATTCACGAAAACGAGATCGACTATGTTCCTTTTAAAAGAGCTATTAAGAAACAGAAAGATATAAGTGAAGAGATGCTAGAGGTATTACGCATATCTTCAATTTGA
- the pruA gene encoding L-glutamate gamma-semialdehyde dehydrogenase — MPKGVYKLPEIKNEPVLSYAPGSIERETLKKTLSELNKGGLDIPMIIDGKEIRTNNTKEIRPPHNHQNLLGYYHQGDKSHVQMAIDAALKAKPSWEAMNWESRAAIFLKAADLIAGPYRSQFNAVTMIGQSKNAYQSEIDAVCELIDFYRYNVKNMHEIYNMQPNSSPGIWNRMVWRPLEGFIFALTPFNFTSIAGNLGAAPALMGNTVVWKPSKTAVYSAHLIMKVLKEAGLPDGVINLIYVGGKEATDVIFDHREFAGLHFTGSTEVFNSMWKSIASNITKYKSYPRIVGETGGKDYIFAEKTANAKQVATAITRGAFEYQGQKCSAASRAYIPINLWDDVKKFVADDLSKIKTGVVEDFSNFVNAVIDEESFDKLAKVIEDAKSSPDTEIVCGGNYDKSTGYFIYPTVIQAKRPDYITMKEELFGPIITVYVYDPEEIDAVLDLLDKSTDYALTGAIFSSDRAQIEKLTAKLTHTAGNFYINDKPTGAVVDQQPFGGGRGSGTNDKAGSVLNLLRWVSPQCIKETFVPATDYMYPNFMEE, encoded by the coding sequence ATGCCAAAAGGTGTTTATAAATTACCGGAAATAAAAAATGAGCCTGTTTTGAGCTATGCTCCGGGATCAATTGAAAGAGAAACACTCAAAAAGACTTTATCAGAACTAAACAAAGGTGGACTTGACATACCAATGATAATTGATGGCAAGGAGATTCGTACTAACAACACTAAAGAGATACGACCGCCTCACAATCATCAAAATTTACTTGGTTATTATCATCAGGGAGATAAAAGTCATGTCCAAATGGCAATTGACGCTGCATTAAAAGCAAAACCATCATGGGAAGCAATGAACTGGGAAAGCAGGGCTGCAATATTTCTTAAAGCAGCAGATCTGATTGCAGGTCCATACCGCTCACAGTTTAATGCTGTAACAATGATTGGACAATCTAAAAACGCTTATCAGTCAGAAATCGATGCTGTTTGTGAACTAATTGATTTCTATCGGTACAATGTAAAAAACATGCATGAGATTTATAATATGCAACCAAACTCTTCACCCGGCATTTGGAATCGTATGGTGTGGCGACCTCTTGAAGGTTTTATTTTTGCTCTAACGCCATTCAATTTCACTTCAATTGCCGGAAATCTTGGTGCTGCTCCAGCATTAATGGGTAATACTGTAGTTTGGAAACCATCTAAAACAGCAGTTTATTCTGCACACCTTATAATGAAAGTTTTAAAAGAAGCAGGTCTGCCTGATGGCGTTATCAACCTAATTTATGTTGGTGGAAAAGAAGCCACTGATGTGATCTTTGATCATCGCGAATTTGCAGGTTTGCATTTTACAGGGTCCACCGAAGTTTTTAACAGCATGTGGAAATCAATTGCTTCAAACATTACAAAATATAAATCATACCCAAGAATTGTAGGAGAAACAGGTGGTAAAGATTATATTTTTGCAGAGAAAACAGCCAATGCAAAGCAGGTGGCTACAGCAATAACACGAGGTGCTTTTGAGTATCAGGGTCAGAAATGCTCTGCGGCCTCTCGTGCATATATTCCAATAAACTTATGGGATGATGTTAAAAAGTTTGTTGCAGATGATTTATCAAAAATCAAAACCGGTGTTGTTGAAGACTTCAGCAATTTTGTGAATGCTGTAATTGATGAAGAATCTTTTGACAAGCTTGCAAAAGTAATTGAGGATGCTAAGAGCTCGCCTGATACAGAAATTGTTTGTGGAGGAAATTATGATAAATCGACCGGGTATTTTATCTATCCAACTGTTATCCAGGCAAAGAGACCAGACTACATTACTATGAAAGAGGAACTTTTTGGTCCTATTATTACTGTATATGTTTATGATCCAGAAGAAATAGATGCTGTACTTGATCTTTTAGATAAGAGTACAGATTATGCTCTGACGGGTGCCATTTTCTCTTCCGACAGAGCTCAGATTGAAAAGCTTACTGCTAAGCTTACACATACTGCAGGTAATTTCTATATTAATGATAAGCCTACTGGTGCAGTGGTTGATCAGCAACCTTTTGGAGGTGGTCGTGGATCAGGTACTAATGATAAGGCAGGCTCGGTTTTAAACTTGCTACGCTGGGTGTCGCCACAATGTATAAAGGAGACATTTGTTCCTGCAACTGACTATATGTATCCGAATTTCATGGAAGAGTAA